In Massilia violaceinigra, one DNA window encodes the following:
- a CDS encoding DUF7684 family protein has translation MFHPVTYIHLAPGDTPTGRVKPAPYKMVVVADAAVSPEWQSQVSDWIVKSGCRYMIAWGVDCSSWDDAVDMANIEAFDFGDIPDQHFIPTSWHADDPIEDVFGFCKYDAVHPVVELKQTVLLHIADAANEEALLQAYAAA, from the coding sequence ATGTTTCATCCCGTCACCTATATCCATCTTGCGCCGGGCGATACGCCCACCGGGCGCGTAAAGCCGGCGCCGTACAAGATGGTGGTCGTCGCCGATGCCGCCGTGTCGCCGGAATGGCAATCGCAGGTCAGCGACTGGATTGTCAAATCCGGTTGCCGCTACATGATCGCCTGGGGCGTCGATTGCAGTTCCTGGGACGACGCGGTCGATATGGCCAATATCGAAGCGTTCGACTTCGGCGATATCCCCGACCAGCACTTCATTCCCACTTCGTGGCATGCGGATGATCCGATCGAGGACGTGTTCGGCTTTTGCAAATACGATGCGGTGCATCCGGTGGTGGAGCTCAAACAGACGGTCCTGCTGCATATTGCCGACGCGGCGAACGAGGAAGCGCTGCTGCAAGCCTACGCGGCAGCGTGA
- a CDS encoding SHOCT domain-containing protein, which yields MGLIVGSLVLWLVAGAVRANQREKAFLAAMAAAGLRVTQHVVGIDQKTGVGIDEVSGKMCLITADGKNLPTRLFPYDDLFSAELIEDGVSLMMASRGRFPHPGENGRWVNSAASSARVLELRLVVSRTTAPPLSLTFLNVQTPKNSRQYTDKAASARRWFSLMNVIIDQANRNEEERMARRAALETPAAPPVPLGAVADEIKKLGELMSSGLLTEEEFAEQKAKLLGDTDYEARAAARRLSFGNRTGRPS from the coding sequence TTGGGCCTGATTGTCGGGTCATTGGTACTGTGGCTAGTCGCGGGCGCCGTCAGGGCAAACCAGCGCGAAAAAGCCTTCCTGGCGGCGATGGCCGCAGCCGGGCTCAGGGTGACGCAGCACGTTGTCGGCATCGATCAGAAGACCGGCGTCGGCATTGACGAAGTGAGCGGGAAAATGTGTCTCATCACCGCCGACGGCAAAAATCTCCCAACCCGGTTGTTTCCGTACGACGACCTGTTCAGTGCCGAGCTGATTGAAGACGGTGTTTCGCTCATGATGGCGTCCAGAGGCAGGTTTCCGCATCCCGGCGAGAATGGGCGTTGGGTCAATTCCGCCGCAAGCTCGGCGCGGGTACTCGAATTGCGCCTGGTGGTCAGCAGGACCACCGCGCCGCCGCTGAGTCTCACTTTCCTCAACGTCCAGACCCCGAAGAATAGCCGGCAGTATACCGACAAGGCTGCGTCGGCCAGGCGCTGGTTCTCGCTCATGAACGTGATTATCGATCAAGCCAATCGCAATGAAGAGGAGCGCATGGCGCGTCGGGCTGCGCTCGAAACTCCCGCAGCGCCGCCGGTGCCGCTGGGAGCCGTCGCCGACGAAATCAAGAAGCTTGGCGAGTTGATGAGCAGCGGCTTGCTTACCGAAGAGGAATTTGCGGAACAGAAAGCCAAGCTGCTCGGCGATACCGATTATGAGGCACGCGCCGCGGCGCGCCGGCTGTCGTTCGGCAACCGGACCGGCCGGCCGTCGTGA
- a CDS encoding DUF1963 domain-containing protein → MDGDAPGWEGAWKVVDLAAVNDDEAASDAFFDDFSRHMGTKAGGYPYEIQHGVGHHDFVFQVGPEEKVGWMWGDNGMGYFHRLPDGQWRWECRFY, encoded by the coding sequence GTGGATGGCGATGCGCCGGGCTGGGAGGGCGCCTGGAAAGTTGTCGATCTGGCAGCGGTCAACGATGACGAGGCCGCATCCGACGCCTTTTTCGACGATTTCTCGCGCCATATGGGCACCAAGGCCGGCGGCTATCCGTACGAAATCCAGCACGGCGTCGGCCACCATGACTTCGTGTTCCAGGTCGGGCCGGAAGAGAAGGTCGGCTGGATGTGGGGCGACAATGGGATGGGCTACTTCCACCGCTTGCCCGACGGGCAGTGGCGCTGGGAATGCCGGTTTTACTAG
- a CDS encoding DUF3297 family protein: protein MNDTTTLPPLPDRLSIDPRSPFHNADAFERDVGITLNGKEHLNVEEYCISEGWIKIPAGKSLDRKGHPMLIKLKGTVEAFYK from the coding sequence ATGAACGATACCACTACACTCCCCCCATTGCCCGACCGCCTGTCGATCGATCCGCGCAGCCCTTTTCATAACGCTGACGCTTTCGAACGCGACGTCGGCATTACGCTCAACGGCAAAGAACACCTCAATGTCGAGGAATACTGCATCAGCGAAGGCTGGATCAAGATCCCGGCTGGCAAAAGCCTCGACCGCAAAGGCCATCCGATGCTCATCAAACTCAAGGGAACGGTCGAAGCGTTCTATAAATAG